The Candidatus Omnitrophota bacterium genomic interval ACTCAGGATTCACATAGGTCCCGGTTTTCGGATATACTTTGGAAACGAAGGCAATCGGTTTATTATCCTCTTGTGTGGCGGCGTTAAGAGCAGCCAGAAAAAAGATATTAAAAAAGCGCAAGAATTTTGGGGAGGATTATAAAAAACAAAGCCATGAGCATCCCTCCTTTTGTTGACTATCACTCTCTACTCATCGAGGACCTTCGGAACCCGCAAGAAGCGGCGGCTTATTTGAACGCCGCCCTGGAAGATGGCCATATCGAACTGCTGATGATGGCGATACAAAACGTCGCCGAAGCCCAAGGCGGTCTCGATAAATTGGCCGGAAAAATTCATTTCTTCGCCGCCTGACATCGCGCCCAACCTTCGGCGCAAAAGAAGAATAATCGTGATAGAATGAAAGTACGCGACGTGATCAAAATTCTCGAAGCGGACGGATGGCAACTGGATCGAATTCGCGGAAGCCACCGGCAATTCGTCCATTCAATAAAAAAAGGAACCGTGACGGTTGTAGGCAAAGAATCCATAGAGATGGAAATCGGCTTGTTGCGCAGCGTCTTTAGACAAGCCCAAATCGATTGGAGAAAGCGAAAATGAAATACGCTATCGTTATCGAAAAATCTTCCAACGGCTTCGGAGCCTACGCGCCTGACCTTCCCGGTTGCGTAGCCGTCGGCGATACTCTGGAAGAAACAACGCAATTGATGAAATCGGCCATCGAATTTCACCTGGAAGGAATGAAATTGCATAACGAGACGATTCCGGAACCGACGTCCCACTGCCTCTACATTGAGCCTGAATTACCGCAACGCCAAATCGCTTGACATCGCATTACCTCTAATCGACGCCAAAGGGGCGGCCTCTCATCGAAACCGCCCCTCATCTCCAATGACGCAGTGTCTTGAAGTCACAAATTGTGACCTTTAACAAGAAATTGGATCGATATGAAACCTGATAATCCAATAATTATCGTCGAGCGTATCGAGAAACGCATATTTATGATCCGCGGTCATAAGGTAATGCTAAGCATTGATTTGGCAGAACTTTATGAA includes:
- a CDS encoding type II toxin-antitoxin system HicB family antitoxin, which gives rise to MKYAIVIEKSSNGFGAYAPDLPGCVAVGDTLEETTQLMKSAIEFHLEGMKLHNETIPEPTSHCLYIEPELPQRQIA
- a CDS encoding type II toxin-antitoxin system RelE/ParE family toxin, with product MSGGIHELRIHIGPGFRIYFGNEGNRFIILLCGGVKSSQKKDIKKAQEFWGGL
- a CDS encoding type II toxin-antitoxin system HicA family toxin; protein product: MKVRDVIKILEADGWQLDRIRGSHRQFVHSIKKGTVTVVGKESIEMEIGLLRSVFRQAQIDWRKRK